One window from the genome of Corynebacterium sp. SCR221107 encodes:
- the glgA gene encoding glycogen synthase: MRVAMMTKEYPPEIYGGAGVHVTELTRYMREIIPVDVHCMGAPRNEANVYVHGVDPELANANPAIKTLSTGLRMAEAATGVDVVHSHTWYAGLGGHLAARLHGIPHVATAHSLEPDRPWKREQLGGGYDISSWSERNAMEYADAVIAVSSKMKDAVLEAYPRIDADRVHVVLNGIDTQLWQPRPTFDEAEDSVLKKLGIDPDRPIVAFVGRITRQKGVEHLVKAARHFDEGVQLVLCAGAPDTPEIAARTEALVNELQAERDGIVWVQEMLDKPKIQEILTAADTFVCPSIYEPLGIVNLEAMACGTAVVASDVGGIPEVVVDGTTGTLVHYDEADAQSFERDIAAAVNAMVADRERAKKFGLAGRERAVNDFSWATIAQQTVDIYRSLIEG; encoded by the coding sequence ATGAGAGTTGCGATGATGACGAAGGAATACCCGCCGGAGATCTACGGTGGCGCCGGTGTTCATGTGACCGAATTGACCCGCTACATGCGCGAAATCATCCCCGTGGATGTTCACTGCATGGGCGCACCGCGTAATGAGGCCAACGTATATGTTCACGGGGTCGACCCGGAATTGGCTAACGCGAATCCTGCGATCAAGACCTTGTCCACAGGGCTTCGCATGGCCGAGGCTGCAACGGGGGTAGACGTGGTGCATTCCCACACCTGGTACGCGGGTCTGGGCGGGCACCTCGCCGCACGCCTGCACGGCATTCCGCACGTTGCCACCGCGCACTCTCTCGAACCGGATCGCCCGTGGAAGCGCGAGCAGCTCGGCGGTGGCTACGACATCTCCTCGTGGTCGGAGCGAAACGCCATGGAGTATGCCGACGCCGTGATCGCCGTGTCCTCGAAGATGAAGGACGCAGTGCTGGAGGCCTACCCGCGCATCGACGCCGACCGCGTCCACGTTGTCCTCAACGGCATCGACACTCAGCTTTGGCAGCCACGCCCCACCTTCGACGAGGCCGAGGACTCGGTGCTCAAGAAGCTGGGTATTGACCCGGATCGCCCCATCGTCGCCTTCGTTGGACGCATTACCCGCCAGAAGGGCGTGGAGCACCTCGTCAAGGCCGCGCGCCACTTCGACGAGGGCGTGCAGCTGGTGCTGTGCGCAGGCGCCCCGGACACCCCGGAGATCGCCGCACGCACCGAGGCTCTGGTCAACGAGCTCCAGGCCGAGCGAGATGGCATCGTGTGGGTTCAGGAGATGCTGGATAAGCCCAAGATTCAAGAGATCCTCACCGCCGCAGACACCTTTGTGTGCCCGTCGATTTACGAGCCGCTTGGCATCGTCAACTTGGAGGCCATGGCCTGCGGCACCGCGGTTGTCGCCTCCGACGTCGGTGGCATCCCGGAGGTCGTCGTTGACGGCACCACCGGCACGCTGGTGCATTACGACGAGGCCGATGCGCAATCCTTCGAACGCGACATTGCTGCCGCCGTCAACGCCATGGTCGCTGACCGCGAGCGTGCCAAGAAGTTCGGCTTGGCCGGACGCGAGCGCGCCGTCAACGACTTCTCCTGGGCCACCATCGCCCAGCAGACGGTCGACATCTACCGCTCGCTCATCGAGGGCTAG
- a CDS encoding FadR/GntR family transcriptional regulator, with protein sequence MPATAARTYTMVLDWLEDQLRQGTIGVGDKLPGERALAEQFEISRSSVREAIKVADAMGLVRSATGSGPNAGAIVIAEPSAALKWALRMHVYTKALPVADIVGTRVMIESQAAADAALSQNSPERDAALARAQELIEVMDDPGLPKDEYHRIDTEFHLVITSLAGNIVVDTIMESLREATMSYVREAVANRDDWRDIVVHLQEQHKRILAAVIDRQPDAAANAVREHITWFYSVAGGAIYT encoded by the coding sequence ATGCCCGCCACCGCAGCCCGGACATACACCATGGTTCTCGATTGGCTCGAGGACCAGCTTCGGCAGGGGACGATCGGAGTGGGAGACAAACTCCCCGGCGAACGTGCCCTCGCCGAGCAATTCGAGATATCACGCTCCTCTGTCCGCGAGGCCATAAAGGTCGCCGATGCGATGGGGCTTGTCCGCTCCGCCACCGGCTCCGGCCCCAACGCTGGTGCGATCGTCATCGCCGAGCCTTCGGCCGCATTGAAGTGGGCGCTGCGCATGCACGTCTACACCAAGGCCTTGCCTGTGGCCGATATCGTCGGAACGCGCGTCATGATCGAGTCTCAGGCTGCCGCGGACGCGGCCTTGAGCCAGAACTCCCCCGAGCGCGACGCCGCCTTGGCACGTGCCCAGGAGCTTATCGAGGTCATGGACGATCCTGGACTTCCCAAGGATGAATACCACCGGATCGACACCGAATTCCACCTGGTGATCACGTCCCTGGCAGGAAATATCGTGGTCGACACCATCATGGAGTCGCTGCGCGAGGCCACGATGAGCTATGTGCGTGAGGCCGTGGCCAACCGCGACGACTGGCGTGACATCGTGGTCCACCTCCAGGAGCAACACAAGCGCATTCTCGCTGCGGTCATCGATCGCCAGCCCGATGCCGCTGCCAATGCCGTACGTGAACACATCACCTGGTTCTACTCCGTGGCCGGTGGCGCCATCTACACCTAG
- a CDS encoding O-methyltransferase, translating to MTDSVIDALRSYVEGTSPVSPALATAIEDAAEFGLPIPDAMTGQLLSTLAATTGAHNAIAVTPAAGAVGLYLLEGLPESAILSCIDPEPEHQRRAKITFREAGYSPSRIRFLPSRPLDVMSRLADGSYQLVYGEVAPLILKSFVDAALRLLAPGGVLILADALLDGTIADSSRKDRDTVAAREADEYFRSLEGVHVTRLPLGAGMTIITLKR from the coding sequence GTGACCGATTCTGTTATTGATGCCCTCCGTTCCTACGTGGAAGGGACCTCCCCTGTGTCCCCCGCTTTAGCCACAGCTATCGAGGATGCCGCCGAGTTCGGCCTTCCCATCCCCGATGCGATGACCGGCCAGTTGTTGAGCACGCTCGCGGCTACCACCGGGGCGCACAACGCTATCGCCGTCACCCCCGCCGCCGGCGCTGTCGGGCTCTACTTGCTTGAGGGCCTGCCGGAGTCTGCCATTTTGTCCTGCATCGACCCCGAGCCGGAGCACCAACGCCGCGCCAAGATCACGTTCCGCGAGGCGGGCTACTCCCCCTCCCGCATCCGTTTCCTTCCGTCACGGCCGCTGGATGTCATGTCAAGGCTTGCCGACGGCTCCTATCAGCTCGTATACGGCGAGGTTGCCCCGCTGATCCTCAAGTCTTTCGTCGACGCCGCCCTGCGACTTCTTGCCCCAGGAGGGGTCCTGATCCTCGCGGACGCGCTTCTAGATGGCACCATCGCCGATTCCTCGCGCAAAGACCGCGACACCGTCGCCGCCCGCGAGGCCGACGAATACTTCCGTTCCCTCGAGGGCGTGCACGTCACGAGGCTTCCTCTCGGCGCTGGCATGACCATTATCACGTTGAAGCGCTAA
- the glgC gene encoding glucose-1-phosphate adenylyltransferase: MGGVRSQSNVLAIVLAGGEGKRLFPLTEDRAKPAVPFGGTYRLIDFVLSNLVNAGYMKICVLTQYKSHSLDRHISQAWNFSGPTSQYIASVPAQQRLGKRWYMGSADAILQSLNLIYDENPDYVIVFGADHVYRMDPYQMVEEHIRSGAAVSVAGIRVPRSEASAFGCIHSDEDGNITEFLEKPADPPGTPDDPEMTYASMGNYVFTTKDLIQALKEDEVNENSTHDMGGDIIPYFVAKGQAHVYDFNDNQVPGSTDRDRGYWRDVGTIDAFYEAHMDLISVHPIFNLYNQQWPIRSTDLAELPPAKFVQGGIAQSSMVAQGSIISAATVRNSVLSTDVVVEEGATVEGSVLMPGVRIGKGAVVRHAILDKNVVISDGTLIGVDRERDAKRFAISAGGVVVVGKNTVV, translated from the coding sequence TTGGGCGGGGTGAGGAGTCAAAGTAATGTTTTAGCAATCGTGCTCGCCGGTGGTGAAGGAAAGCGGCTGTTCCCGCTGACCGAGGACCGCGCGAAGCCGGCCGTCCCGTTCGGGGGTACCTACCGCCTGATCGACTTTGTGCTGTCGAATCTCGTCAACGCCGGATACATGAAGATCTGTGTGCTGACCCAGTACAAGTCCCACTCCCTGGACCGACACATCTCCCAGGCGTGGAATTTCAGCGGACCCACCAGCCAATACATCGCATCGGTACCCGCCCAGCAGCGCTTGGGCAAGCGTTGGTACATGGGCTCCGCCGACGCCATCTTACAGTCGCTGAATCTGATCTATGACGAAAACCCGGACTACGTTATCGTCTTTGGCGCCGACCACGTCTACCGCATGGATCCCTACCAGATGGTGGAGGAGCACATCCGCTCCGGTGCCGCGGTCTCCGTGGCTGGTATTCGCGTCCCGCGCTCGGAGGCCAGCGCGTTTGGTTGCATCCATTCCGACGAGGACGGCAACATTACTGAATTCCTGGAAAAGCCGGCCGACCCACCGGGGACCCCGGATGATCCGGAGATGACCTACGCCTCGATGGGCAACTACGTCTTTACCACGAAGGACCTGATCCAGGCCCTCAAGGAGGACGAGGTCAACGAGAATTCCACCCACGACATGGGCGGGGACATTATCCCCTACTTTGTCGCGAAGGGGCAGGCTCACGTCTATGACTTCAACGACAACCAGGTTCCGGGTTCCACCGACCGCGACCGTGGCTACTGGCGTGACGTAGGTACCATCGACGCCTTCTACGAGGCTCACATGGATCTCATCTCGGTGCACCCAATCTTCAACCTCTACAACCAGCAGTGGCCGATTCGTTCCACCGATTTGGCTGAGCTGCCCCCGGCGAAGTTCGTCCAGGGTGGTATTGCGCAGTCGTCGATGGTTGCCCAGGGGTCGATCATCTCGGCAGCTACCGTGCGCAACTCAGTGCTCTCCACTGATGTTGTTGTGGAGGAGGGCGCGACCGTTGAAGGATCGGTGCTTATGCCGGGCGTGCGCATCGGCAAGGGTGCGGTCGTCCGCCACGCGATCTTGGATAAGAACGTCGTGATCTCCGACGGCACGCTCATCGGCGTCGATCGTGAGCGCGACGCCAAGCGCTTCGCCATCAGCGCGGGCGGCGTCGTGGTCGTGGGCAAGAACACCGTGGTGTAG